GTCAGGCAAATTTATTATGTGTTTGGTACTGTAATAATTATAGTGATtctggttttaaaaaattattttataaaaattatttttaattaaagttggtttgaaaaaaataatgtttaattaaaattatggttgaaattgaagatgaacaaaaagtagtttagtgtttgttttgttttagagaTTGAGGTTAAGTTTGGGTGTAGGACTCAttaaaaagctataaaaaataagaaaaaataaattttatggttGAGTTTTGTGCATAATTGGGTTGTACCCAACcacaacctcaaccacaaaaactaaaaacaaacacatctaTTTAGTATTTAGTTaaacaattcatttttttttattaaaaaacataaaaaaaacataaacatgttatatttaaaaaaataaatatatttttaagataattttaaaatagagttatttttttttcaataaacatTTAAAGATATATCTCATatgttaatcttttttttttttttttttatctattatgaGAAAATAGCCAAATGTTAACAACGATCACGCTTCATATTGTTTAGTACAACTATTATGGCGGAAAGGGAATCGATGGAAATGTgatagtttatttttgtattttaaaagtaattttaaaaaaatttaaattttttattttttattttttattttaagttaatgttttttatattttcagatattttgaatgtgttaataataaaaataaaattttaaaaaataaaaagtattaatttattatatctctaataaaaatattttttaaaatatatattattataattcgaACACATATTTCATTGCAGCCACCATGAATTTGGGAGTCAAACCCAACTTTACGATCAGctgaaaaatatcattaatgtaAAGCTGGGTTTATTagaaatagtttttaattattaatgtttttttaaaagaaaaaacacacattCGATATTTTGCCGAAAGAATTTGAAGCAAAGCACATTTTTCTCTTCCATCTTCTAACAAGATATTCACTATTTATCAAAGAGTAATTCTTACGTATCTATGTGGTGCAACAACAAGGTCCCGTAGCTCAGTTGGTTAGAGCGTTGGTCTTATGAGCCGAAGGTCGCGGGTTCGAGCCCCGCCGGGACCAGCTCTCGCTTGTTTTATGAACGAGCGAGTCTCTTCTTTTAAATCTTTAGTCTGGTGATGAATGGTTAGGTGCTCCGTGGGCCGCAgtcggtattttttttataatgtatttgACTGTTGGCCTTCCAAAGGATGAAACAGCAGTTTCAGTTTTGTTGTGCAGTCAGTTAAGACATTTTCTCTCACCCATTTCTTGGACTGCACTtaaacttcttcttcttattcccACCGCTCCATCTTCTCAAACCACAAGCCAACACAACAAGCCTGCGTTGCTCCTCTTTCTGAACCACGAACAAAAGCATGGGCTGTTTCTTCTCTGGTATGTTTAGTCTGTTCCTATTATCCTTGATCTTTTGCTCTGTGCGTTATTGATTGTGCTTGGTGTTTCTGTATATAATGGTTAGAATACGGAGGAGTGTTGCTGATTATACTGATGTGCATTGTCCTAGCTAGTTGTATGAAGCAGATTTTTGCtgtcatgtatttttaaattatttatttattatactgTTCCATATGTTTGATTTTCTTGGCTAAGCCTTTAGGTTTCTTGCTCAAGGAAGTTGCTTCTTTGATTTTCCTGTTATAAATGCAATATAATCTAATCAGTGTGGAAATTTTTGGCATGTTTATATTGGTTTCTACACTGTATAGCAGCAACCTGATCTACACCAATGGGTTCAGGATACTGGTTAAAGTCGATTATAAGCCTGAGAAAAGCGAAGAGAGATAGATCGAAGAAAGTAAAGGTAAATAATAATCAGGATTCTGCTGATTCCTTTTGGTAAAACCAGGGttattgtttcctttttctAATCTGTTCCTTCACCTCTGTGAGGCAGGTACATTCAGCTATTGAAAAAGCAAATGAGTCAAAGGAGAGACCACCTACAAATGGAGAATCGAGTAGTTTCGCCCATGGTGATTTGCAGAGCAATCACGCTGTTCCTGGATTGTCTGATGAACATATAGCTGCCGTCAGGATTCAAAAGGCTTTCCGGGCATGCAAGGTACATTTCAACAGTGTGATTATAGAAGGACCATTCATTTCTTTCCCCGATGAATCAACCCTTCTGTCAACTAAACAGCCTTCTTATTTCACTGAGTTTCCAGATCGTTAGCATTTGTacacaagaagaagaaatctttTGTTAGCATTGTTggaatttttaagaaatttactTCTGACATTTGCTTGCTCTCGTGGGCTTATAGCCATTCCAACTGTTGTAGAATTTGTACGATCAGTAAAGTAACAATGGTTTTCTTTTCCCATTTTCAGGCAAGAAAGGCAGTGCATCGTCTTAAGGGAGCTGTGAGATTTAATGTACCAATCCATGGTCAAGATACTCAAAAGCAAGCATCAAGCACGTTGAGCCATATACATTCATGGAGCAATATACAGACCCAGATAAGAGCTCGCCGACACCATATGGTAACAGAAGGCCGTATTAAGCAAAAGAAATTGGAAAACCAGTTGAAACTTGACGCCAAACTTCAAGAGTTAGAGGTACTACTGACTATTACCTATTTGGATTATAGCTTTCGTAACTTAATTAATGAAACAGTATCATGTtgccaaaaaattaaaacttggaccatcttttttatttatttgaaaaacagtgaaaattttgtaatgaaaaactattaaaaacctctaaaatgtattttacgaatctcttttctttccaaATTAACTTACTGCAAATTTCCGAAATATGACCTCATTTTTCGTGGTTTGAGTCTTATGTGCCAGAGAATATGCAATTGTTTGCtgtttaaaaagtttaatgtgAAGAACAGAAAACTTAGTGTTTTGTACAAAAAATGCAAGCTGTCGTCTTCTCGTTTATGTGGGATTCTTGTGACTCTTTCTATATGTGCTACAAAAGAATTACGGGGTCCATGAAAAACCAATGAATCTGCCATAGAAAGGAGGAGTTGATGAGCAATCAATGAGCTTGGCCCTACGTACCGTGTGGACTGGTGGTTGTtggccttttccttttcctttgagATGGAGCTGTTTGGCTATAAATGAAACTCGGCCAACAGGGAAATGTCTTGTAGTTTAGTTGAGTGCCAGAACTCAATCATGCATTAGTCTGACCTTACCATGCTTGAGAGTAGCTACAAGcacagcttcttcttcttcttcttcttcttctttttgtatgAATACAAGCTCAGCCATTTTAAACCTAATTATTCGATGTAGACAAATGATGACGTGACTGTCATAGCATGGTTGAAATTGAATGCATCCAAAGTAGTTAGCTCCCAAGAGAAAGGCAGTTGCCCAGTAATCATTGCATGAAGCAACCGCCAAGGCTTCAAGATCTACCATCCACATTTTCTAACTCAGTTTTGATAGGTGGAGTGGTGCGGTGGCTCCGATACCATGGAGGAGATTCTTTCCAGGATCCAACAAAGAGAAGAAGCAGCAGTGAAGCGCGAACGAGCCATGGCATATGCCTTCTCTCACCAGGTCCATCAACTGTGAAAACTATAAAcacataaatttattatagtttCTGGTTCAGTTGACGGTAAATAAATGATGTGAGTTAATATGGTTTTCAGTGGAGGGCCAATCCCACACGATATCTAGGCCAGGCCTACTACATTCTTGGCAAAGAAAACTGGGGTTGGAGCTGGAAGGAGCGCTGGGTTGCTGCGCGGCCATGGGAGGTTCGAGTTCATGGTGAGCCTAATGACCTCAAGAAAGTTCATTCCAGACAAGGGAGCAAAACGGAGATTAAAATACCAGTACTGGCAACCAAACCTGCTCTGTCAAACGGGAAGGTGAATGCTAAAGCTAAAAAGCTGTCCAGCCCAGCCGTGGATTATCAAGCTACCCAGGATGCCAGTTGTACTGCCGGCTCATCTCATTTGGTGATTCAAAGTTGAgttaattaagtataatttaccaaatcattttcttgcaaacTTGTACACACTGATCCTTGATcctgtgtttttgttttgtttattgttggGGTTGGTGTGAGATTTGCGTGCAGCGTGTGAAAAAAAGGCAACACACAGagatatatgtttttatgtttattgtgAGATTTGGTTTAGTGTCTGGgtcaaattattctttttttatattgttaatgtattttgtaataataataaaaaaaattatatatattttttaaatattgatagtgacatttgtttttaaaaattattttttaatttaatattaaaaaattaaattaaaaaaataatattaaattaaaaagataaaaaaaaaacctatttggaaaaatccaagttaatctaaatttatgatctagatcataaaataaaaataattttatataaaatatacaaaaaactCACTTCCAATATATCTAACTAGTTGCTTAACTTGTGCTATGCCacttgttgtattttttttcaatattttttttttttgaatatacaGGCTTTAccaatgtattttttaacataaaaaaaattattaatgtaaataaaaaagctcACACAGCATATGATGAAATACACTAAACAACAtttgtgtaaataaataataaaaaataattaatgataattaaaaataaaattagaaaaaattaaaaaataaatatagatcaagatatttaatattgcaataaaaaaatatttacttggttgtatttacaaaatttatttttttatcaaatcaaataataatagaaacatataaacatgaaattaattgaataaaacaagaggaaaaaaaaaactattatgcaAAGTTgcatatattagaaatatcatctaaaaataaatttaatctaaataaaacataaaaaaaacatttatagataaatcaaaataatatcttcaaaaaataaacatacataaaataatgaagaaaaaaccactattaaaaaaaagttaaataagcaaaataaaaaattataaagaatgaaaattaatccaaacataaaataaaaaatcatttaaaaaaaaacatattaataaaaaaacaaaaaaactgatAATAATAATCTAGATGTTGCATGTttcaaaagaaataagaaaaaatagacgACTTAGGTTgtaccctatttttttttttttaagtaaaaaaatattatttatctttattaaCTTTTTCAAGCCCATAACCCGGGTCATTAAACTTAAagtactataaaaaaataaaaaaaaataaaaaaaaaacacgaagtccaattctaaaaaaaccaaacattaaTTTTCACCCATTAATTTTCACcctcaacaaatcaaatgttgaataattaaagtggaaaaaaaaatcaactacacAGCaagatctaaaacaaaaaattgcaattaagaGATGAGGGTgaaaatctaaacaaaaaataaattagaggaatttttttttattggagggttaaattaaaaagaaaaataattttaacaaaagtaaaaaaattaaaagaataagaactaaattagaaaaattaatacattataaagtttaattaaaggataaaattaaaagtcaattaaactaaatatgaaataaaccgAAATTTAAAGCATTGttcctgttttttaaaatgataaaagataTATCTGTTATTTTAGGCAAAACAGAAGAAAATTCACAACCTTAATCAAAGCTGAGGCAAGAACAACTACATATCAACAAGATATTCATTAATGGACATCCAAACCACTCGGAAACTTAGGACGGATGAATTTTAACCGTgtaattcattaatgtttccaCACTAATTCATTATTAGTTGTATAGCTACGCAAGAACAACTACATACCAACAAGATCTTCCATACCTAACCCCAATaaaatctgtattttttttctggtaaaTCTTAATTTACTAATGCACTATTCAGCACATTTATCTCATGCGCACAGTTATCCCCGCCAGCCACCCTATTTTATTAGCTTTCCATGAGGGTGGCAAAAGGAATTTGATGTGCATTTAAACTTGTATTTGCAGTAGTAATTATCAATCCCGGTATAAACAAGACTATAGCAAAATGTCACCGTCTCCAATGAATCCAAGTGattcatttttgtatttttttacctttttcccAGGGCAAAAAATATCCAGCTAGGCTCAGGGAACTGAAATTTTACAGGGTTGGGGAGCAAAGACATAGCAAAGTATCAAAATTTTAGTGGTATCCATCTGTGTATTCTTCCATAATTGAGTTTTGTTGTGTTCATCCCATTCTACTTTCATGGACATGCTTCCTCCAGCAGTGTACTCCACTTAGCCCCGCTTGTTCTACCCTTTGCATTTAGCTTAGCACTCATCGATTACGCCGAGAACGCCGAGAACGACAGACCATGATGACCTTTGGATTCCTCACAACCTGATCTAAATGCAAATGTAAAATCTAGGAGAGCTTGTACTTTAAATCCCACATCCACAGTCCAGGTGCACATATGCCCCAAAACAACACTTGGATCTCTTTCACACTAGCTAGATGAAAGAATTCAGATTCTACAAATTTTGGTAACTGTGGTTTTGTTGGTAAATATTTTCTGCTATGGAGAAAGTAGGTATCCATGTTTTGCTTTCCCTTATATATGGAGTTCTCTAGTTACTTTTACACACAAGCCTAGTCACATCACACTAAAGAAGCTAGCAAAACAGAAAGAAGACACTACGGAGTAAATGAGACTATAAAACACAATTCTCCACTCAAAAGGTCATAAAGTCTCCATTTCTTTTCCAGTTCCCTATTCTATTCCATTGCAAAAGAGCTTCAATTATTGATGGAAAATTGACTCCCCGAAAATCTGAGGAACGAAAGGGATGTTAAAGAGGGTTTATTCTTTCAATTCTTTTGGCAGTTTTAAGGAAGATGTTGAGGCATCAAGAGGCAGAAAAGCAACAAACAGAAACAATCACGAAGAGAAACTCTCTCTTTCATCTACATGAATTAAACAGAGGAAAGGGCCCTTATTGTGTTTCTCACATTTTATGATAGCGAAGAAAATAACAAGCAGCTCAAATGAACAAAGATGTACGATTGAGCAAGGGGAAATGCTACTACAGAAGGTCTTTATTTGCTGGTCTGGGGTTGCATTGAAAATCATTGTAAGGATACCAGATTACTATTATATATGCATATCAGGTCTGCTCTAACTGGGGAAAACACGAAACTTTTCATCAAATCAAACTAGCTCTGCTTCTATCAGAAATggaatcaaaatacaaaaaagaatccATGACATTCCAAAACTCTAGCAACATAAACACAGTCAATCCAACAAAAGCTGGAAGCAAATTAATTTGAGCTATCAAAGCCCTCTCAAACATGGAAACTAAAACGACAACTAGAACATAATACCAAATAAACATCTAAACAAGCCAGGCATCGAAAAACCTGAAATATCCACCCGtatctctctcttttcccaCGGTATTTGCGATTGATTCATCTCCAAGTGGCCAAAATCCCATCCTCCAAGCCTATCTTGAAAACATCTTCTTAGCCCCATATTAGTCTCTCTTAAACAATGCACAAGTCCTGCAAGAACAAGCTATCATGAGAAAATGATGAATTGAGAAAGgcgagagtaaaaaaaaaaaaagggattatAGATAGGTGGAATTTGAGAAATGGGCTTGAAGGTAGCACCTGGAAAAGGtgagattttgggtttttttgctcaATCAACTGCGAGAATCAGAGGAAGCAGAGGACGGCTTGTTGTGAATGCCATCGCGCTCCTCTTCTTCGCCTTGAATTCGTGTTGGAACTCGAAACCCATAAAACCCACCATCTGAGGCAGTGAATCCAATGCCTGATATTGCagtttgctgctgctgctgctgaagaTGATGATCAGGAGTGATTGCCGGGTCTATCCAAGCACGAAACGAAGGCGAGTTACTGGACTGAAGGGTTCCCCTCTGTGAAAAAAACTGGTTTTGGCCGAAAAACGGCTGTACAAGTGGCGATGGCGGCATCGTCTGTGGTGGTGGTAGCGGTGCATTGAAGATGAGTCCTGCACTTCCTCCACCGCCACTACCAGCATCTGCTGCATTCCAAGCCAAAAAATTTCTTTGGAACCGGGTAATTTCTTGTGGGTGGTGCTGCTCAGACCACCCACCAGAAGAGCAATCAAAGCCAAGATGATGGGCAGTGGTTCCAGAGAACACTTGATGTTCACTTTGAGCTTGATGACCATGATGGTGTGCTTGGTGTTGCAAAAGAATTGGTCCTTGAAATGATAGGAGGGAAAGCCTCAGATCTTGGCTCTGGCTGCTGGTTCTTGACATCAAATCTGGTGGATAGTTCTGAAACTGTATAGTAGGAGACGATGTCTCCGTAGATGCACCCATTGGAAAGAAAGTTTTGATTGTGTCAGCGATGACATCTGATTCTAAAGATGGTGGCAGAAAACCCGAACTACTGTTGGGGTTTTCTGCCATTTGCTGTTGCGTATTTTGAACTTCAGCAATTGCTGCTGTTTTTGAAGTAGCGACATTTTCTACGGAAAGCCCATACTCCTTCTCATCGCTTATGTTTTGTTGTTTGGTGCTTCTAGTAGCAGTTTTACTAGTTTTGGGGGTGAAGCCCGCTGTGGTTGGATCCCATGAGGGTAGTTCTGCGAGCTCGTCTATGGAGGTCTTGGCTTTCTTGATGAGCCAATCGACAGCTTTGCTGGGACGATCGTAGCCGAGGCGGTCCTGCACATCGTAGAACTGGATAGCAGTGTGGGCTGAGAGCCGGACGCGGCGGTCTCTGGGGCCTTTGGCCGTACAGACCTTGCTGTGGCGGTCTTTTCTTCCTGTAGGCCGGACAATGAGGCCTCCTTGGACCTCCACAATCTCTCCCACCGTGTTGCTTATCCCCAATCTAGACGATGTTGCCGCTTGGTGGTGGCTCTCTCCCATTTTTCCTGCATATTCGACGCTTTGCTCCTGGAAGGttaaagaggaagaagatggaAAATAAGATCTTTTCTTGGATGGTTGTAGAggaggctgctgctgctgctgtgtATCTAATCCTTGATACAAATGTTGGTTTTGGTCTTGTTGGGGCTGTGCGTTTTGGAGATATTGGTGGCGAGCAAGAAAGGGCAGCACTTGTTGATGATGATAGAAGTGCTCTTTGGGTGATTGGCGAtcctttcctcctcctcctcctataTGTCTTGAATTTGGGACTAAGTTTTGAGGCTCCGGACCCAGGCCCTTGTGCCTTTTCTGTTCCAGCTTTTAATGGAGAATACTTTTCTTTAATGGGTGGGGCTTGTCTCTTTACTGCTCTCTCAAATTTGCTGCTTCCTACTCTCTTTTTGTTGGTTGTGCAACAGCTGCCAACACTCCGATACCTGATATTGCTGCTTCTGCTGCCCTTCCCAAGAGGTTCTTCCATTCAATATTCCCCCTCCCATCAAACCCAACATCACCTAAAACTGAAAACCAAGCTTGAAAGCCTATGCCCGCCCTATGTGAAGCCTAACCCATCGCTCTCCTCTTCTCTCTATCTGCACCTGGATAATAGCTCTTGATAAATGTTGTACTATGCACTAACTAAAAGGGTAATATGGATAATACCCGCTAGAGAAAGAAAACCCAGAACAAGCTATACACACCCAGATTTTCCAGAGGGGTCTTCTTGGGAAATATCCTGCAgttctttcattattttgtatcgaaagagagagagagagaaaagggaagATAAAACAGTACAATTAATATTGGGGCTAAattcttttttcccttcttgACCTACAAGAAGAGTCGGCCTTGATGATGCCACTGGTAAGTGTGGCAGAGTTTGGTCAGAAATGAGATTAAAGATCCCTGTGACCTCATCAATGAGTCTGCCACTGTTCTTTGTACTGATACACAAAGCGCCCAAAACACCAACCCAGAGGCAATCATTCAGTCAATGCTCCAGCCTTCAACTTGACTCCTCCGTCTCCTCCCTCCTCcctcctccctccctctctaaCCTCTTCTGAAGTCTTTgtatgtctctctctctctcattcggTTCTTTTAACTTGTTTATAAGTTAGAACCGTCGGCTGTAGTTCAAAAGTGGTGAGACTCTCTCTGATGCTTTGGGAGATTAGCCAACACATCATCACACCTTTCGAAGTGACTTCCACTTTTTTCAATGTTCTGTCTCTCACGCTTCACTCAAACGAAAACACCATCTTTCCCTCAATACTCTCATCTTCCAGCCTAATCCTTTTGTCGCTGGATTTCTTTACAAAGCATCTTAATCCTTGAGagcttgtcttttttatttttcccttgaACCATCATATGTTTCCCtcatatttatcattttctaacattatttgaaagtgaattatttatcttttcccAAAAGGGGATTTCCTCATCCATTGGTATTAAAACTAGATTTGCTGTAAGCACTTCGCTACAAAATTGGAAATAAGTTATCAAATGGTTTGGTTGACGACGGGAGGGCATAGCCATAGTTTTTTCATTCATGAGAGACCAGTAAGCAAAGATGCGATAGATTTACTATGGGTTTGACCTGGCGATGTAAATTTCCAAGCAGTAAGTATTCGCAAAGAAAGTTAGCACCCATTTTTCCCAAGTTCAGATGAAaatagaaaacagaaaaagcAAAGTGATGAGGTACTTTTTTATCTCGTGGGTTTGAAGGGTGGATTTGGATACAGAATAAAATCACAAACAATCTATCCACTCTTGGTGAAAATCTAGGTGGTTCATTATCTATTTAGATCCTCTCCAATTGTTAAATTAGTATTAGTTCAATGAGAAATTGATTATAATACTTTAGGGACAAATAACCACAGAGTAAAAAGTGAACCTATCAcgacattcttttttttctccttttatagcccggtgctttttttttcttttttttttaatagagaaaAGGTTAACATATTTTatcgataaaatatttttaatttacaatctcatttagatataaaaaaaaaaaatccttaatctattatgataaaatatttctaatctATCAAGGGGTATTTAGGCTCAGCGTGTAACTAAGTTTAGGAACAATAGATTTAACAACTAGCCAAAACCACAAGCATCTAGGCTCAGTGCTTGGTTGAGCCTAGCAATAATAAGTATAGCAACTCATTATTACTtttgcattttctttatttttaccCTATCTAATctgttaaaaaagagagagaaaactacTATTAAAGAATAGATCTTAAGCCATATCTTTCTAGACTCGAGAAAAACCTGTATGAATCAttcttaaaaagtttttatagGATCTTTCTTTTTCAACTAGAATTAATGGAGTCCAAAAACACCAAGTCTAGTTCAATAAAGAAAAGTGCTCCAACTCTTGACAAGGAGTTTAGGTTTCAACCAAAACATTAAAGAGAAGACCCTCTCATAAGAGCTCATCTACTTCTCCAACTATAGGTGATCAAAAGAGGGGGGGTCCTATAGAAGTCCCTCCTTTATCCCCACTAGAGATCCTCAAGAGAGAGGGAGGTTGCCTTAAACCCCCAAGGATGACATCCCCAACAACATATGAGTTATGAAAATCGTGCTTGTCAAAAACCTGGCTAGTACATTTTATCTAGATGTCTCTACCTGATTAGTGTATTAGTAAATTGACCCTGGAATCTCCTAGGGTCTTTTCAAAATCAAGCCCTCTCTTTTCATATGCGAGAGGGGTATTTATTCCTTCTTTAGGGATTTGTAAGGGATGTTTTTAGTTATTGCAAGCTAGGTCTAGGCTAGTTGCATCCCTAATGAGTAGACATTCATGTCCACTTTTGAAAACCGTTATAAATTATTGGGCTCGAGCCCATTATAAATGTCTTTAAAAGTTGTTTACCAATTAGTTGCTAGCACCGATGATGACAACAACATGTGTTAGTTTTTCACCTTTGTTAATAGGAGCAACAATGCTATGAAGAATATGTTGATCGGAAAACCCAACTCTACTAAAAAGTGGAAAGGGAAGTGGTTGGTCATAAGACATACTAAGGTTTTCAATCGATAAGGAGGAATGCAGCAAATCTGGGGCCACTCCTTTTATTGGAAGATTTCTCCCTACGAGGTATACAACAAGCCTTGTTTGATCTCAGATAAGGAGAAAAACTGTGTCATACTAGatttaaccaaaaccaattATAAAGTCAACAAAAAGACTAAGGGGCATTCCTAGGCCATTTTGCAAGGTATAAAGTCATCTTGTCATGGattgtttttgcttctttcataattttaaatttgttttgtccCAATAGGGTTGATAGTTGGAGGAGAAGAGGAGGTATTGTGGGAGACTCCTATTAAGAGTCTACCCACCAGGTCTTCATCTCATGCCATTGACGAAGATAACATGActccaaattattttatataaaatatatatatttattcaaaaataaataaaaaatcaaaaatttaaaatccaaaaatattttcaggacATTAAGAGATATGCCTTTACGCTGTAACAAACCAAAATGCTGGAAGAATAACCAAGATTGAGATATTTTGacaaaatggaataaaaaaagacttaatGTAAAGAAAATTGAGGTCAAAATACAAACCTgaccaaaaccaaaataaaaattatgtaaatacTTGGGTCTTGCAACCACGCCAGACCCAAGTGTCATGTGTTCAGTTCTTCTCCTTCTTATCAACCAAATCAGTAGAAGAAATAGAAGAGAAGAGAGCACCAAATTGATAGAAAAGAGGATAAATTTGCAATGAAGAGAAGAATATAACAAAAAGAGTGTGGAATTTTATGGTATGATTAATGGTATGAAAATTATGTGGTTTGGTTTTGTCTATTCTTAAAAGTTTAATGTGATTAATTATTCTTCCATTAACAAAATGGATGTATCTAAATAGAACATTCTTGATTTCACCATCAA
This is a stretch of genomic DNA from Populus alba chromosome 11, ASM523922v2, whole genome shotgun sequence. It encodes these proteins:
- the LOC118035043 gene encoding protein IQ-DOMAIN 10 isoform X1, whose protein sequence is MGCFFSGYWLKSIISLRKAKRDRSKKVKVHSAIEKANESKERPPTNGESSSFAHGDLQSNHAVPGLSDEHIAAVRIQKAFRACKARKAVHRLKGAVRFNVPIHGQDTQKQASSTLSHIHSWSNIQTQIRARRHHMVTEGRIKQKKLENQLKLDAKLQELEVEWCGGSDTMEEILSRIQQREEAAVKRERAMAYAFSHQWRANPTRYLGQAYYILGKENWGWSWKERWVAARPWEVRVHGEPNDLKKVHSRQGSKTEIKIPVLATKPALSNGKVNAKAKKLSSPAVDYQATQDASCTAGSSHLVIQS
- the LOC118035043 gene encoding protein IQ-DOMAIN 10 isoform X2, which gives rise to MGSGYWLKSIISLRKAKRDRSKKVKVHSAIEKANESKERPPTNGESSSFAHGDLQSNHAVPGLSDEHIAAVRIQKAFRACKARKAVHRLKGAVRFNVPIHGQDTQKQASSTLSHIHSWSNIQTQIRARRHHMVTEGRIKQKKLENQLKLDAKLQELEVEWCGGSDTMEEILSRIQQREEAAVKRERAMAYAFSHQWRANPTRYLGQAYYILGKENWGWSWKERWVAARPWEVRVHGEPNDLKKVHSRQGSKTEIKIPVLATKPALSNGKVNAKAKKLSSPAVDYQATQDASCTAGSSHLVIQS
- the LOC118035041 gene encoding transcription factor TCP4; this encodes MGESHHQAATSSRLGISNTVGEIVEVQGGLIVRPTGRKDRHSKVCTAKGPRDRRVRLSAHTAIQFYDVQDRLGYDRPSKAVDWLIKKAKTSIDELAELPSWDPTTAGFTPKTSKTATRSTKQQNISDEKEYGLSVENVATSKTAAIAEVQNTQQQMAENPNSSSGFLPPSLESDVIADTIKTFFPMGASTETSSPTIQFQNYPPDLMSRTSSQSQDLRLSLLSFQGPILLQHQAHHHGHQAQSEHQVFSGTTAHHLGFDCSSGGWSEQHHPQEITRFQRNFLAWNAADAGSGGGGSAGLIFNAPLPPPQTMPPSPLVQPFFGQNQFFSQRGTLQSSNSPSFRAWIDPAITPDHHLQQQQQQTAISGIGFTASDGGFYGFRVPTRIQGEEEERDGIHNKPSSASSDSRS